One part of the Parabacteroides distasonis ATCC 8503 genome encodes these proteins:
- a CDS encoding peptidase domain-containing ABC transporter, whose translation MSFPHIKQPDSMECGATCLRMIAKFHGKEYSAETMQNLCVVTREGVSMLGIADAAEYIGFRTICGRMTLGKMVEQRPFPCILHWNQDHFVVLYDVKKKQDGKSVFYIADPGKNLLRIDEEEFRNAWISTRSRGEEKGILMALQPTPAFYKRKDERHTGRDPFHFLWGYMKPYKRFFIQLLLGLALGSVLQLIFPFLTQAIVDKGIATKNLNLIYLILAGQLMLVLSRASVDFIRRWILLHISARVNISLLSDFLIKLMRLPMSFFDTKMTGDLLQRIHDHERVERFLTAQTLTVLFSAFSFVVFGGVLLYYNRLIFFIFVLGSALYAVWVTFFLKKRRLLDYTYFEQRARNQSKTMQLLNGMQEIKLQHCERRRRWEWEDIQADLFRTNIESMRLQQSQEAGSILINEVKNIVITVIAATAVIGGSLSLGMMLAIQYIIGQLNAPVEQFVQFLYSWQDVKISLERMSEIHDREEEETPERMITGFNGSDRDIEIRNVTFQYEGIHSPKVLERINLKIPRGKITAIVGTSGSGKTTLIKLLLGYYNPVEGDIRVGGNDLRSFSLLWWRDQCGAVMQDGYLFSESIARNIAVDDGEIDKSRLLLAARIANIEEFIERLPLKYNTVIGPDGQGVSQGQRQRILIARAVYKDPSYLFFDEATNSLDANNERAIVENLTDFYRGKTVIIVAHRLSTVRNADQIVVLDKGRIVEVGTHDVLIDRKGAYYNLVKNQLELGN comes from the coding sequence ATGAGCTTCCCCCATATCAAGCAACCCGACTCCATGGAATGCGGCGCCACCTGCCTCCGCATGATCGCCAAGTTCCATGGCAAGGAGTATTCCGCCGAGACGATGCAAAACCTTTGCGTCGTAACCCGGGAAGGAGTCTCCATGCTGGGTATCGCTGATGCCGCCGAGTATATAGGATTTCGTACGATATGTGGACGAATGACCTTGGGGAAGATGGTGGAGCAACGCCCCTTCCCTTGTATCCTCCATTGGAACCAAGATCATTTTGTCGTATTATATGACGTTAAAAAGAAACAGGATGGGAAATCTGTTTTTTATATAGCTGATCCCGGTAAGAATTTGTTGCGTATCGATGAGGAAGAGTTTCGTAATGCGTGGATCAGTACCCGTTCGAGAGGGGAGGAGAAAGGCATATTAATGGCCTTGCAGCCGACCCCCGCTTTTTATAAGCGGAAAGATGAACGCCATACGGGAAGAGATCCCTTTCATTTCCTTTGGGGGTATATGAAACCTTATAAACGTTTCTTTATCCAGTTGTTGCTGGGGCTTGCGCTGGGAAGCGTATTGCAATTAATCTTTCCGTTTCTTACCCAAGCGATCGTGGATAAAGGTATCGCTACTAAGAATCTGAATCTGATCTATCTGATCTTGGCGGGACAATTGATGCTGGTCTTGAGCCGTGCCTCGGTGGACTTTATCCGTCGCTGGATATTACTGCATATAAGTGCGAGGGTGAATATATCATTGTTATCCGATTTCTTGATCAAACTGATGCGATTACCCATGTCGTTTTTCGATACGAAAATGACGGGCGATCTCTTGCAACGCATCCATGATCATGAGCGTGTGGAACGTTTCTTGACGGCGCAGACATTGACGGTGCTTTTCTCCGCTTTCAGCTTCGTGGTGTTCGGTGGGGTATTACTTTATTATAATCGATTGATATTCTTTATTTTCGTACTAGGTAGCGCTTTATATGCCGTATGGGTGACATTCTTCCTTAAAAAACGTCGTTTGCTGGACTATACTTATTTTGAGCAACGGGCCCGTAATCAATCGAAAACCATGCAGTTATTGAATGGTATGCAAGAGATCAAGCTTCAGCATTGTGAGCGACGTCGGCGTTGGGAGTGGGAGGATATACAAGCGGACTTGTTCCGGACAAACATCGAATCGATGCGGCTGCAACAGAGTCAGGAGGCCGGCAGTATCTTGATTAATGAGGTAAAGAATATCGTGATTACGGTGATTGCCGCTACGGCTGTGATCGGGGGTAGCCTGTCGTTGGGTATGATGTTGGCTATACAGTATATTATCGGGCAGTTGAACGCTCCGGTGGAACAGTTCGTGCAGTTTCTTTATAGTTGGCAAGACGTGAAGATTAGTCTGGAACGGATGAGCGAGATCCATGATCGGGAAGAAGAGGAGACGCCGGAACGTATGATAACCGGTTTTAACGGAAGCGATAGGGACATTGAGATTCGTAACGTGACGTTTCAATATGAGGGCATCCATTCGCCGAAAGTCTTGGAGCGGATAAACCTTAAAATACCTCGAGGCAAGATTACGGCGATCGTAGGAACGAGTGGTAGCGGGAAAACAACCTTGATCAAGTTATTATTGGGCTACTATAATCCGGTAGAAGGTGATATCCGGGTGGGTGGAAATGATTTGCGATCTTTCAGCCTTTTATGGTGGCGTGACCAATGTGGTGCGGTGATGCAAGACGGTTATCTGTTCTCTGAATCGATCGCACGCAATATTGCCGTGGATGACGGTGAGATTGATAAATCTCGCTTATTATTGGCAGCTCGTATCGCCAATATAGAGGAATTTATCGAGCGCTTACCCTTAAAATATAATACGGTGATAGGTCCGGATGGTCAAGGCGTAAGCCAAGGCCAGCGTCAACGGATCTTGATCGCCCGGGCGGTTTATAAGGACCCTTCTTATCTCTTTTTCGATGAGGCGACGAATTCGTTGGATGCCAACAATGAACGTGCCATAGTGGAGAATCTGACGGACTTTTACCGGGGTAAGACGGTAATAATCGTCGCCCATCGATTAAGTACCGTACGCAATGCCGATCAAATAGTCGTTCTTGACAAAGGCCGTATCGTAGAGGTAGGCACCCACGACGTGCTGATCGATCGCAAAGGCGCTTATTATAATTTAGTGAAGAATCAA